A genome region from Altererythrobacter aquiaggeris includes the following:
- a CDS encoding sorbosone dehydrogenase family protein: MSTKRKILIALLVLILAVAALGAWLLRGNTADYSVSEVTGTEPLLADPEAESFPTVAIADPIGWKDGEVPAAAEGLAVSRFADGLDHPRVIHTLPNGDVLVTLTRAPASEGPGGIQGWIAGILFEKAGSAGASPEQLVLLRDSDGDGAAETRKVLRDDLESPSGIEWADGKLYVANHNAVLSFDYELGADAVTGKATKLMDLPPGGGHWMRNLALSPDGSQLYVAVGSVSNIGEKGMEIEKGRAAIHELDVQSGKSRLFATGLRNPNGLAFNPWSGELWTTVNERDMLGSDLVPDYLTNVPVGVNYGWPWFYYRDNVDDRVKAPMPSMVAGYVRRPEYALGPHVAALGMVFTEQGSRMGDAFGNGAFIARHGSWNRKPPSGYDLIYVAFDERGNPQGKPVEVLGSFLTSGGDTRGRPTWVDWAADGALLMSDDTAGIIWRVIAANAKPATAPALFETESLPPRRNLVDPRSGRRDQ, translated from the coding sequence ATGAGCACAAAACGCAAAATTCTTATCGCCTTGCTGGTCCTTATCCTTGCGGTCGCCGCACTTGGCGCGTGGCTGCTTCGCGGCAACACTGCAGATTACTCGGTCAGCGAAGTAACCGGAACCGAACCATTGTTGGCCGATCCGGAAGCGGAAAGTTTCCCGACCGTGGCCATTGCAGACCCGATCGGCTGGAAGGATGGTGAAGTTCCCGCTGCTGCTGAAGGGCTCGCCGTCAGCCGCTTCGCCGATGGGCTCGATCATCCGCGTGTCATACACACTCTGCCCAATGGCGATGTTCTGGTCACGCTTACCCGCGCACCCGCGTCCGAAGGGCCGGGCGGGATACAGGGCTGGATTGCCGGAATATTGTTTGAAAAGGCGGGCTCTGCCGGGGCCTCGCCGGAACAACTGGTCCTGCTGCGCGACAGTGACGGAGATGGTGCTGCCGAAACCCGCAAGGTGCTGCGTGACGATCTGGAATCGCCGTCCGGTATCGAGTGGGCGGACGGCAAACTTTATGTCGCCAACCACAATGCCGTCCTGTCATTCGATTACGAACTGGGCGCTGATGCGGTGACCGGCAAGGCAACCAAACTCATGGATCTGCCGCCGGGCGGTGGGCACTGGATGCGCAATCTCGCGCTGTCGCCGGACGGCAGCCAGCTTTACGTGGCGGTCGGATCCGTTTCGAATATCGGCGAGAAAGGCATGGAGATCGAAAAAGGTCGTGCCGCAATCCACGAACTGGACGTTCAAAGCGGCAAGTCGCGGCTGTTTGCAACAGGTCTCCGCAATCCCAATGGCCTCGCATTCAATCCCTGGAGCGGCGAATTGTGGACCACGGTAAACGAACGCGACATGCTCGGCTCGGACCTCGTGCCTGATTACCTTACCAATGTGCCCGTTGGGGTGAATTATGGCTGGCCGTGGTTCTACTACCGTGACAACGTAGACGACCGTGTGAAAGCACCCATGCCGTCCATGGTTGCAGGATATGTGCGCCGTCCCGAATATGCGCTTGGCCCCCATGTTGCAGCGCTTGGAATGGTTTTCACCGAGCAGGGCAGCCGAATGGGCGATGCATTTGGCAACGGCGCGTTTATTGCGCGTCACGGGTCGTGGAACCGCAAACCGCCGTCGGGCTATGATTTGATTTATGTCGCGTTTGACGAGCGGGGAAATCCGCAAGGCAAACCAGTCGAAGTACTGGGCAGCTTCCTCACGTCGGGTGGTGACACGCGCGGCCGGCCGACGTGGGTGGACTGGGCCGCCGATGGTGCCTTGTTGATGAGCGATGATACAGCCGGAATTATCTGGCGCGTCATAGCCGCCAATGCGAAGCCCGCCACCGCCCCGGCACTGTTCGAAACCGAAAGCCTGCCGCCGCGGCGCAATCTCGTGGATCCGCGCTCAGGCCGCAGGGATCAATAG
- a CDS encoding GAF domain-containing protein: MYDFHADHSLPADEMYRELNAAAASLVDGEPDVVANMANIAALMWQFVPDLNWAGFYRVVDGELVLGPFVGKPACIRIAIGQGVCGVAAASGTTQLVEDVHRFPGHIACDADTKSELVVPVMRHGKVIAVIDLDSPRLARFTLQDAAGLEQLSAAIAEHV, translated from the coding sequence ATGTACGATTTTCATGCCGATCACAGCCTCCCGGCTGACGAGATGTACCGCGAACTGAATGCCGCTGCTGCATCATTGGTCGATGGGGAGCCAGATGTTGTCGCCAATATGGCCAATATCGCCGCGTTGATGTGGCAATTTGTTCCCGACCTGAACTGGGCAGGCTTTTACCGGGTGGTGGATGGCGAACTGGTGCTGGGGCCGTTTGTCGGCAAACCAGCCTGTATCCGAATCGCCATCGGACAGGGCGTTTGCGGCGTTGCTGCAGCCAGCGGTACAACCCAATTGGTCGAAGACGTACACCGGTTTCCCGGTCACATCGCGTGCGATGCGGATACAAAATCTGAGCTGGTGGTGCCGGTTATGCGGCACGGAAAAGTAATCGCGGTAATCGATCTCGACAGTCCCCGCCTTGCGCGTTTTACGCTGCAGGATGCGGCCGGTCTGGAACAATTATCGGCCGCTATCGCCGAACACGTCTGA
- a CDS encoding glycine zipper 2TM domain-containing protein, which yields MSVRIKAAASAFAISLFPAAVAAQDAPVIVYEPVTQVEKAETAEDIETVIMRSDPVVQPLPGAPRLEIEEFETEPLPASVEVEREVYSVSPDPVQGEPMIRGPHHESQMDYGQMHHRQIHHTASPYYSYPQGYYQAPAMAGGYPAAAGQFEREEWLAQCRERYGRGEGKSSIIGSLLGAVTGGIIGNRVADGERLGGTLIGAGIGGLAGAAIGSAISGSGKRRAARDCEEWLDDYYSGAYRPAYSGYYYPQAYAYTYTMQPVLVAIPQHRVTRQIVTEEHYYDEVMVPETAAVPAKRRIVGDKRIRATPASPTKRQRSGR from the coding sequence ATGTCTGTCCGAATCAAAGCTGCCGCGAGCGCATTTGCAATATCACTTTTCCCAGCGGCAGTTGCCGCACAGGACGCCCCGGTCATTGTGTATGAGCCCGTGACGCAGGTGGAAAAAGCCGAAACCGCCGAAGACATCGAAACAGTCATTATGCGTTCCGACCCGGTGGTCCAGCCGCTGCCCGGTGCTCCGCGGCTGGAGATTGAGGAGTTTGAAACAGAGCCGCTGCCGGCTTCGGTTGAGGTGGAGCGCGAAGTGTACAGCGTTTCGCCGGACCCGGTACAGGGCGAACCTATGATCCGCGGCCCCCATCACGAGAGCCAGATGGATTATGGCCAAATGCATCACCGACAAATCCACCATACCGCTTCCCCTTATTATTCCTATCCGCAAGGCTATTATCAGGCTCCGGCGATGGCTGGCGGATATCCGGCTGCAGCCGGACAGTTCGAACGTGAAGAATGGCTCGCACAATGCCGCGAACGATATGGCCGCGGCGAAGGCAAGAGCAGTATTATCGGATCGCTGTTGGGCGCCGTTACCGGCGGCATTATCGGCAACCGCGTGGCTGACGGCGAACGGTTGGGCGGCACTCTGATCGGTGCCGGTATCGGGGGCCTCGCCGGTGCAGCGATCGGATCGGCGATATCGGGAAGCGGCAAACGCCGAGCGGCGCGCGACTGCGAAGAATGGCTGGATGACTATTATTCGGGCGCTTACCGCCCCGCATACTCCGGATATTACTATCCGCAGGCTTATGCCTACACTTACACGATGCAACCGGTTCTGGTCGCCATTCCGCAACACCGTGTGACACGGCAAATTGTGACGGAAGAGCATTATTATGACGAAGTCATGGTGCCAGAAACCGCAGCCGTTCCAGCCAAGCGCCGCATCGTGGGTGACAAGCGCATTCGCGCTACGCCAGCTTCGCCAACTAAGCGTCAACGATCTGGCAGGTAA
- a CDS encoding carboxypeptidase regulatory-like domain-containing protein — MKSFRSTRLSAAAGFAAALSVFGASVPLQAQTAATPASQQWEASEDDFLLLELQIQRYRLAGDIRGYQTDQGICVDMADIIQALDLPLRLDKKSRRATGWLFAEDQNFTIDRAANTVQNVNGSKILSAGDIYDTPEGWCVDSRALSNWFGVSFKPNLQNAAIKVEGGEALPFIAALERKSRAARLRPKRASFDLATLEQADVPYRAWRTPSVDAVVSANVLTKPDGDTQISRRFELFSSGEIAGASFDARIASDRQGVPNSLRMRAYKINLDGGLLGPLDATQVAIGDVETPSTSLTGQTAVGRGAFVSNRPLGRGGSFSTTTLRGALPTGWDAELYRNGQLIAFQGSREDGRYEFIDVELLYGQNALEVVLYGPQGQIRRERSNLPVGAQSIAPGTFQYWAGIVEQDRDLIDLRKRINEPMTGWRGGIGIERGFDRRTMAGFALQSIVLGGKRRNYLEANVLRSIGPMLLELSAAQEYRSGRTYRAEALGKFGNINFQAQSLWVDGRFESDLVGADQKSDHALTLDATLKLGKIAVPVQAGVRHSVERDGRKVTEWLTRASLSTRRIALTGELANINTTGPRFGPNDGTRLRLLANGRLAGVRLRGEASFQLSGRDEGFRSASLVAEKRLNDFSDVALRLDRDAVARRTTGELAYVRQFDKFSLSAGATAGSDGSRGGRLSVAFSFGPDPAGGGVRFSRNKLARTGQAAVTVFRDDNADGRRQTGEEVLENVGVEAGFRTTESITDQNGRTVVDGLRPYIPVVVGIDEGSLDDPFLAAGTKGVVVTPRPGVAAVIELGVTPTGEVEGVLHTVSGVPRGGAQLELVNAKGTVVAQTVSEYDGFFLFDRVPYGAYSLRLKAADAKVLEVATSLSSPFILGKGMDLKRLGTIRMRADRSAIAMAD; from the coding sequence ATGAAAAGTTTTCGTTCCACCCGGCTTAGCGCCGCTGCGGGCTTCGCAGCGGCGCTTTCCGTGTTTGGGGCGAGCGTGCCGTTGCAGGCGCAAACCGCTGCCACACCCGCCTCGCAGCAGTGGGAAGCCAGCGAAGATGATTTCCTCTTGCTGGAGTTACAGATCCAGCGATACCGCTTGGCCGGGGACATACGCGGCTACCAAACCGATCAGGGCATATGTGTGGATATGGCTGACATCATCCAGGCGCTGGATCTACCGCTTCGACTCGACAAAAAGTCGCGCCGCGCAACCGGTTGGTTGTTTGCGGAGGATCAGAACTTCACTATCGATCGAGCAGCAAATACGGTACAAAACGTGAACGGTTCAAAAATACTGTCCGCAGGCGATATCTACGACACGCCTGAGGGATGGTGCGTGGACAGTCGGGCGCTATCGAACTGGTTCGGAGTGTCATTCAAGCCGAATTTGCAGAATGCGGCGATTAAAGTCGAGGGCGGAGAAGCACTGCCGTTCATCGCAGCTTTAGAACGGAAAAGTCGTGCGGCGCGACTTCGCCCGAAACGCGCCAGCTTTGATCTGGCAACGCTTGAACAGGCCGATGTGCCATACCGCGCGTGGCGCACCCCGTCGGTTGACGCGGTTGTCAGTGCCAATGTTCTGACCAAGCCGGATGGCGATACGCAAATCAGCAGGCGGTTTGAATTATTCAGCAGCGGCGAGATAGCCGGCGCCAGTTTTGATGCGCGCATCGCGTCTGACAGGCAGGGCGTGCCCAACTCGCTCCGCATGCGCGCCTACAAGATCAATCTGGACGGCGGACTGCTGGGACCGCTGGATGCGACGCAAGTGGCAATTGGTGACGTCGAGACACCAAGCACCAGCTTGACCGGACAGACGGCTGTGGGCCGCGGCGCATTTGTCAGCAATCGGCCACTTGGCCGTGGCGGCAGCTTTTCAACCACCACATTGCGGGGCGCATTGCCAACCGGGTGGGATGCCGAACTTTACCGGAACGGTCAGTTGATCGCTTTTCAGGGTTCCCGCGAAGACGGGCGTTACGAATTTATCGATGTAGAGCTTCTCTACGGCCAGAATGCGCTCGAAGTGGTGCTTTATGGCCCGCAAGGACAAATCCGCCGCGAGCGAAGCAATTTGCCTGTCGGAGCGCAGAGCATTGCGCCAGGCACCTTCCAATATTGGGCCGGGATCGTCGAACAGGATCGCGACCTCATAGATTTACGCAAGCGGATCAACGAGCCAATGACAGGGTGGCGAGGGGGTATCGGGATCGAGCGCGGGTTCGACAGGCGCACCATGGCCGGTTTCGCACTTCAGAGCATCGTTTTGGGCGGGAAACGCCGGAATTATCTGGAGGCGAACGTTCTGCGTTCGATCGGACCGATGCTTTTGGAGCTGTCGGCGGCGCAGGAATATAGAAGCGGCAGAACCTATCGCGCCGAAGCGCTGGGCAAATTTGGAAATATCAATTTCCAGGCCCAGTCGTTGTGGGTAGATGGGCGCTTCGAGAGCGACCTGGTGGGCGCAGATCAGAAAAGCGATCATGCATTGACGTTGGATGCGACCCTGAAACTGGGCAAGATAGCAGTTCCGGTTCAGGCAGGCGTACGCCATTCCGTCGAGCGGGACGGTAGAAAAGTTACCGAATGGTTAACGCGGGCCTCGCTTAGCACCCGCCGCATTGCGTTAACGGGCGAGTTGGCAAATATAAACACGACAGGCCCCAGATTCGGCCCGAATGACGGGACCAGGCTGCGGCTGCTCGCAAACGGCAGACTTGCCGGGGTGCGCCTGCGCGGGGAAGCGTCATTTCAATTATCAGGCCGCGACGAAGGATTTCGGAGCGCCAGTCTGGTTGCCGAAAAACGATTGAACGATTTCTCCGATGTTGCGTTACGATTAGACCGTGATGCCGTCGCGAGACGGACGACCGGCGAGCTTGCCTACGTCCGTCAGTTTGACAAATTCTCGCTCAGCGCGGGGGCAACCGCCGGTTCGGATGGATCGCGCGGAGGACGGCTTTCGGTAGCCTTCAGTTTCGGTCCAGATCCAGCCGGCGGCGGGGTGCGGTTTTCGCGAAACAAGCTTGCCAGAACAGGACAGGCGGCGGTTACCGTTTTCCGCGATGATAATGCCGACGGGCGCCGCCAGACTGGCGAAGAAGTGCTCGAAAATGTGGGTGTCGAGGCCGGTTTCCGTACAACCGAGTCAATCACCGACCAGAATGGCCGCACAGTCGTTGACGGTTTGCGGCCCTATATCCCGGTTGTTGTCGGAATTGACGAAGGAAGCCTCGACGATCCGTTCCTGGCGGCGGGTACAAAGGGTGTCGTCGTAACGCCCCGACCCGGTGTCGCCGCAGTAATCGAGCTGGGCGTAACGCCCACTGGCGAAGTCGAAGGCGTTCTTCACACTGTGTCAGGTGTCCCGCGCGGCGGTGCGCAACTGGAACTGGTCAATGCAAAGGGAACCGTCGTTGCGCAAACCGTCAGCGAATATGACGGGTTCTTCCTTTTCGACCGTGTGCCTTACGGTGCATACAGCCTCAGGTTGAAGGCCGCTGATGCCAAAGTGTTGGAGGTAGCAACCAGTCTGTCGTCGCCGTTCATTCTAGGAAAAGGAATGGATCTCAAGCGGTTGGGAACGATCCGGATGCGCGCCGACCGTAGTGCAATTGCGATGGCGGATTAG
- a CDS encoding molecular chaperone: MNSRFARLVAHSLLPVVATAAVFLSAPLAAQGDLLVAPTRVILDGRQGTEVILSNIGDQEATYRIGLELRRMTSEGTLEDVAPEGVNAVEEAALAMIRYAPRRIRLAPGQPQAVRISARPDAALPDGEYRVHMSFKAIPDAKPVTQGPDADPATGIRIELVPVYGVTIPIIVRKGRLEATAAIQNPRIERNDRGQYLALDLARQGQSSTYGEIRVMRQGVDEPLFLARGVAIYSEVAQRTVQLGLNPEKAAELRGPVRIEYREMPENGGALIAAVDTVIG, translated from the coding sequence ATGAATTCCCGCTTCGCACGCCTTGTCGCCCACAGTTTGCTGCCAGTGGTTGCGACCGCGGCCGTGTTCTTATCCGCGCCACTTGCCGCCCAGGGCGATCTGCTGGTCGCCCCGACGCGGGTTATCCTTGACGGCCGGCAGGGGACGGAAGTCATTCTGAGCAACATAGGTGATCAGGAGGCGACGTACCGCATCGGTTTGGAGCTGCGCCGGATGACAAGCGAGGGCACATTGGAAGATGTCGCCCCCGAAGGTGTGAATGCGGTAGAAGAGGCGGCGCTCGCGATGATCCGCTATGCCCCGCGCCGTATCAGGCTAGCTCCGGGACAACCGCAAGCCGTCCGCATCAGCGCGCGCCCCGATGCTGCCTTGCCTGATGGCGAATACCGGGTCCACATGTCTTTCAAGGCGATTCCCGATGCGAAGCCCGTTACGCAAGGGCCCGATGCGGATCCGGCTACCGGTATCCGGATCGAGTTGGTGCCGGTTTACGGCGTAACCATTCCGATTATTGTACGCAAAGGTCGCTTGGAAGCGACAGCAGCGATCCAGAACCCTCGCATCGAACGGAACGATCGGGGGCAATATCTTGCGCTGGATTTAGCCAGACAAGGCCAAAGTTCCACTTACGGCGAGATCCGGGTGATGCGGCAGGGCGTTGATGAACCTTTGTTTCTCGCACGCGGCGTGGCTATTTATTCCGAAGTTGCACAGCGAACAGTTCAACTGGGACTTAATCCAGAAAAGGCCGCCGAATTGCGCGGGCCTGTCCGGATCGAATACCGCGAAATGCCGGAAAATGGCGGCGCTCTTATCGCCGCAGTCGATACAGTTATCGGCTAG
- a CDS encoding DUF4402 domain-containing protein: protein MTNKFRNGAAGVALIAALGMSTAASAADSETATAEAEVLTALTLVVAEGSILDFGQVAVNGGGTIVLDPTDESNPTCSANLVCIGDTFAVNFEITGQGDQDVGISLPTSAVDLVRAGGVATNAADKLELSSFVSNDADDVVTLDVDGDGGFAVGGTLTFDGSEIAGTYSGMFAVTVEYQ, encoded by the coding sequence ATGACTAATAAATTCCGTAACGGCGCCGCTGGCGTCGCACTTATTGCCGCACTCGGTATGTCCACCGCAGCTTCGGCGGCTGATTCTGAAACCGCAACTGCAGAGGCGGAAGTTCTCACCGCTTTGACACTGGTCGTTGCCGAGGGTTCGATCCTCGACTTTGGTCAGGTTGCCGTAAACGGCGGGGGTACGATCGTTCTTGACCCGACCGACGAATCAAATCCGACCTGTTCGGCCAACCTCGTTTGCATCGGCGATACTTTTGCAGTCAATTTCGAGATTACCGGCCAGGGCGACCAGGACGTAGGCATTTCGCTTCCAACATCAGCAGTTGACCTCGTCCGTGCCGGCGGCGTTGCCACTAACGCGGCCGACAAGCTCGAGCTGAGCAGTTTCGTCAGTAATGATGCCGACGACGTGGTTACGCTCGACGTTGATGGCGACGGCGGTTTTGCAGTTGGCGGCACGTTGACTTTCGACGGTTCGGAAATCGCCGGGACTTATTCCGGAATGTTCGCAGTCACGGTAGAATATCAATAA